A genomic segment from Spinacia oleracea cultivar Varoflay chromosome 3, BTI_SOV_V1, whole genome shotgun sequence encodes:
- the LOC110787248 gene encoding F-box/kelch-repeat protein SKIP6 isoform X2, protein MADQSSSSSSDPTETHHHDQTLIPALSNDVALQCLARIPRFHHPLLSLVSKSWRSALQSPLFHATRLALNTTQSFLFLNLRLFNPKDSSFSFKWYSLQPCTLDPQITLIPRILIPMNSSPCHLIGASFVSIGRHLYVIGGSVNDIPSPNMWVFDCLTNKWEMGPKMRVGREFAASGVINGKIYVLGGCVVDNWARSINWAEMFDPVTGSWRAIPSPIEVREKWMHASAVVGGRIYAMADRSGVIFDPELGEWSSVSTELDMGWRGRAAVVDEVLYCYDYLGKIRGFDVGENEWKELKGVDKHLPKFLCGATMANVGGRLFVVWEGKGKGKANIEVLCAEILVRKNESGELWGSIVWSDVIILIPKGSSIVHCLDVHLHFKVK, encoded by the exons ATGGCCGATCAATCCTCATCTTCATCCTCTGATCCCACCGAAACACACCACCATGATCAAACCCTCATCCCAGCCCTCTCAAACGACGTCGCATTGCAGTGCCTAGCTCGAATTCCTCGCTTCCACCACCCTTTGCTCTCTCTTGTCAGCAAATCATGGCGCTCTGCTCTCCAATCTCCTCTCTTCCACGCAACTCGCCTTGCACTCAACACCACTCAATCATTCCTCTTCCTCAACCTCCGCCTTTTCAACCCCAAAGATTCCTCGTTTTCCTTCAAATGGTACTCTCTACAACCTTGTACATTAGATCCCCAAATTACCCTCATTCCAAGAATCCTAATCCCAATGAATTCCTCCCCGTGTCACCTAATTGGGGCTTCTTTCGTCTCAATAGGTCGACATTTGTATGTAATTGGTGGATCAGTCAATGATATCCCTTCCCCTAATATGTGGGTTTTTGATTGCTTGACCAATAAGTGGGAAATGGGTCCAAAAATGAGGGTTGGTAGGGAGTTTGCTGCTTCTGGGGTGATTAATGGCAAAATTTATGTGTTGGGGGGTTGTGTTGTGGACAATTGGGCTAGGTCTATCAACTGGGCTGAGATGTTTGATCCGGTTACCGGGTCATGGAGGGCGATCCCAAGCCCGATTGAGGTCAGGGAGAAGTGGATGCATGCTAGTGCAGTGGTGGGAGGAAGGATTTATGCAATGGCTGATAGGAGTGGGGTGATTTTTGACCCAGAGTTGGGGGAGTGGAGTTCAGTGTCAACCGAGCTTGATATGGGGTGGAGAGGGCGGGCGGCGGTTGTGGACGAGGTATTGTATTGTTATGATTATTTGGGGAAGATAAGAGGGTTTGATGTTGGGGAGAATGAGTGGAAAGAGTTGAAAGGGGTAGATAAGCATTTACCCAAGTTCTTGTGTGGTGCAACTATGGCTAATGTAGGTGGGAGGTTGTTTGTTGTGTGGGAAGGCAAAGGGAAAGGGAAGGCAAATATAGAGGTTCTTTGTGCTGAGATTTTGGTTAGGAAGAATGAATCAGGGGAATTATGGGGATCGATTGTGTGGTCTGATGTGATCATTCTTATTCCCAAAGGTTCCTCTATTGTGCATTGCTTGGATGTCCATTT GCATTTCAAGGTCAAATGA
- the LOC110787248 gene encoding F-box/kelch-repeat protein SKIP6 isoform X3 produces MADQSSSSSSDPTETHHHDQTLIPALSNDVALQCLARIPRFHHPLLSLVSKSWRSALQSPLFHATRLALNTTQSFLFLNLRLFNPKDSSFSFKWYSLQPCTLDPQITLIPRILIPMNSSPCHLIGASFVSIGRHLYVIGGSVNDIPSPNMWVFDCLTNKWEMGPKMRVGREFAASGVINGKIYVLGGCVVDNWARSINWAEMFDPVTGSWRAIPSPIEVREKWMHASAVVGGRIYAMADRSGVIFDPELGEWSSVSTELDMGWRGRAAVVDEVLYCYDYLGKIRGFDVGENEWKELKGVDKHLPKFLCGATMANVGGRLFVVWEGKGKGKANIEVLCAEILVRKNESGELWGSIVWSDVIILIPKGSSIVHCLDVHL; encoded by the coding sequence ATGGCCGATCAATCCTCATCTTCATCCTCTGATCCCACCGAAACACACCACCATGATCAAACCCTCATCCCAGCCCTCTCAAACGACGTCGCATTGCAGTGCCTAGCTCGAATTCCTCGCTTCCACCACCCTTTGCTCTCTCTTGTCAGCAAATCATGGCGCTCTGCTCTCCAATCTCCTCTCTTCCACGCAACTCGCCTTGCACTCAACACCACTCAATCATTCCTCTTCCTCAACCTCCGCCTTTTCAACCCCAAAGATTCCTCGTTTTCCTTCAAATGGTACTCTCTACAACCTTGTACATTAGATCCCCAAATTACCCTCATTCCAAGAATCCTAATCCCAATGAATTCCTCCCCGTGTCACCTAATTGGGGCTTCTTTCGTCTCAATAGGTCGACATTTGTATGTAATTGGTGGATCAGTCAATGATATCCCTTCCCCTAATATGTGGGTTTTTGATTGCTTGACCAATAAGTGGGAAATGGGTCCAAAAATGAGGGTTGGTAGGGAGTTTGCTGCTTCTGGGGTGATTAATGGCAAAATTTATGTGTTGGGGGGTTGTGTTGTGGACAATTGGGCTAGGTCTATCAACTGGGCTGAGATGTTTGATCCGGTTACCGGGTCATGGAGGGCGATCCCAAGCCCGATTGAGGTCAGGGAGAAGTGGATGCATGCTAGTGCAGTGGTGGGAGGAAGGATTTATGCAATGGCTGATAGGAGTGGGGTGATTTTTGACCCAGAGTTGGGGGAGTGGAGTTCAGTGTCAACCGAGCTTGATATGGGGTGGAGAGGGCGGGCGGCGGTTGTGGACGAGGTATTGTATTGTTATGATTATTTGGGGAAGATAAGAGGGTTTGATGTTGGGGAGAATGAGTGGAAAGAGTTGAAAGGGGTAGATAAGCATTTACCCAAGTTCTTGTGTGGTGCAACTATGGCTAATGTAGGTGGGAGGTTGTTTGTTGTGTGGGAAGGCAAAGGGAAAGGGAAGGCAAATATAGAGGTTCTTTGTGCTGAGATTTTGGTTAGGAAGAATGAATCAGGGGAATTATGGGGATCGATTGTGTGGTCTGATGTGATCATTCTTATTCCCAAAGGTTCCTCTATTGTGCATTGCTTGGATGTCCATTTGTGA
- the LOC110787250 gene encoding shikimate kinase, chloroplastic, protein MEAKLFQSIQPCKWVDTENLMRKPGAFIRVSHKTMDNSRVRSMFMNVQSSKRVSAHQNRFSRKVLSSLKNPPGSVLLESGGFPASLDESLVLKNKSAEIDSVLNGRCIYLVGMMGSGKTTIGRVVSEALSYSFSDSDLLVEQKAGGMSVAEIFKQHGEGFFRDKETEVLKELSMMHRFVVSTGGGAVIRPINWKHMRSGISVWLDVPVECLARRISAVGTGSRPLLHGESGDAYSKALTRLSTLLEERGEAYANANTRVSFEHIASKLGHVNVDNLSPAAIAIEVLVQIESFLKG, encoded by the exons ATGGAGGCCAAACTTTTTCAAAGCATTCAACCTTGCAAATGGGTGGATACCGAAAATTTGATGAGAAAACCCGGCGCATTTATCCGGGTTTCTCATAAAACTATGGATAATTCCAGGGTCCGGTCAATGTTCATGAATGTACAATCAAGTAAGAGAGTTTCAGCTCATCAAAATCGGTTTAGTCGGAAGGTTTTGAGTTCCTTAAAGAACCCTCCAG GTTCGGTGTTGTTGGAGTCTGGTGGCTTTCCCGCTTCTCTAGACGAGTCCTTGGTTTTGAAG AATAAGTCAGCAGAGATAGACAGTGTTCTGAACGGACGCTGCATTTACCTTGTTG GAATGATGGGATCTGGGAAAACAACTATTGGCAGGGTTGTGTCTGAAGCACTTAGTTATTCGTTTTCTGATAG TGACTTATTGGTGGAGCAGAAAGCGGGGGGAATGTCTGTTGCAGAAATATTCAAGCAACACGGGGAGGGCTTCTTTAGAGACAAAGAG ACTGAGGTGTTAAAGGAGCTATCTATGATGCATCGATTTGTTGTTTCCACTGGTGGAGGGGCTGTTATAAGGCCCATCAATTG GAAACATATGCGAAGTGGTATTAGTGTTTGGTTAGATGTGCCAGTGGAGTGCTTAGCACGGAGGATTTCGGCAGTTGGAACCGGCTCTCGTCCTCTGTTGCATGGTGAATCAGGAGATGCATACTCTAAG GCTTTGACACGTTTGTCCACCCTACTAGAAGAGAGAGGTGAAGCATACGCTAATGCTAACACCCGGGTTTCTTTTGAAC ATATCGCATCAAAACTAGGGCATGTAAATGTAGATAATCTTAGTCCAGCTGCTATTGCAATTGAG GTGCTTGTACAAATTGAGAGCTTCCTTAAAGGATGA
- the LOC110787248 gene encoding F-box/kelch-repeat protein SKIP6 isoform X1: MADQSSSSSSDPTETHHHDQTLIPALSNDVALQCLARIPRFHHPLLSLVSKSWRSALQSPLFHATRLALNTTQSFLFLNLRLFNPKDSSFSFKWYSLQPCTLDPQITLIPRILIPMNSSPCHLIGASFVSIGRHLYVIGGSVNDIPSPNMWVFDCLTNKWEMGPKMRVGREFAASGVINGKIYVLGGCVVDNWARSINWAEMFDPVTGSWRAIPSPIEVREKWMHASAVVGGRIYAMADRSGVIFDPELGEWSSVSTELDMGWRGRAAVVDEVLYCYDYLGKIRGFDVGENEWKELKGVDKHLPKFLCGATMANVGGRLFVVWEGKGKGKANIEVLCAEILVRKNESGELWGSIVWSDVIILIPKGSSIVHCLDVHFTQHLHLIRHFKVK, translated from the exons ATGGCCGATCAATCCTCATCTTCATCCTCTGATCCCACCGAAACACACCACCATGATCAAACCCTCATCCCAGCCCTCTCAAACGACGTCGCATTGCAGTGCCTAGCTCGAATTCCTCGCTTCCACCACCCTTTGCTCTCTCTTGTCAGCAAATCATGGCGCTCTGCTCTCCAATCTCCTCTCTTCCACGCAACTCGCCTTGCACTCAACACCACTCAATCATTCCTCTTCCTCAACCTCCGCCTTTTCAACCCCAAAGATTCCTCGTTTTCCTTCAAATGGTACTCTCTACAACCTTGTACATTAGATCCCCAAATTACCCTCATTCCAAGAATCCTAATCCCAATGAATTCCTCCCCGTGTCACCTAATTGGGGCTTCTTTCGTCTCAATAGGTCGACATTTGTATGTAATTGGTGGATCAGTCAATGATATCCCTTCCCCTAATATGTGGGTTTTTGATTGCTTGACCAATAAGTGGGAAATGGGTCCAAAAATGAGGGTTGGTAGGGAGTTTGCTGCTTCTGGGGTGATTAATGGCAAAATTTATGTGTTGGGGGGTTGTGTTGTGGACAATTGGGCTAGGTCTATCAACTGGGCTGAGATGTTTGATCCGGTTACCGGGTCATGGAGGGCGATCCCAAGCCCGATTGAGGTCAGGGAGAAGTGGATGCATGCTAGTGCAGTGGTGGGAGGAAGGATTTATGCAATGGCTGATAGGAGTGGGGTGATTTTTGACCCAGAGTTGGGGGAGTGGAGTTCAGTGTCAACCGAGCTTGATATGGGGTGGAGAGGGCGGGCGGCGGTTGTGGACGAGGTATTGTATTGTTATGATTATTTGGGGAAGATAAGAGGGTTTGATGTTGGGGAGAATGAGTGGAAAGAGTTGAAAGGGGTAGATAAGCATTTACCCAAGTTCTTGTGTGGTGCAACTATGGCTAATGTAGGTGGGAGGTTGTTTGTTGTGTGGGAAGGCAAAGGGAAAGGGAAGGCAAATATAGAGGTTCTTTGTGCTGAGATTTTGGTTAGGAAGAATGAATCAGGGGAATTATGGGGATCGATTGTGTGGTCTGATGTGATCATTCTTATTCCCAAAGGTTCCTCTATTGTGCATTGCTTGGATGTCCATTT TACTCAACATCTGCATTTGATTAGGCATTTCAAGGTCAAATGA